The Fluviispira vulneris sequence AGATATTTTTTTGGAGACATCATTATGGCTACAGTAATGGAAATGCCAAAACTTTCTGACACTATGTCTGAAGGCTCTGTGGCGCGTTGGTTAAAAAAAGAGGGCGATAAAGTAACGGCGGGTATCCCTGTTATCGAGATCGACACAGACAAAGCAACGATGGAATATGAAAGTCCAGCTGGTGGAATTTTGCTCAAAATTCTCGTGGGCGATGGACAAAAATGTCCATTGCAAGCTCCCATTGCTGTCATTGGTAAAGCCGATGAAAAATGGGAAGAGGCTCTTGAAAAATACAACGCTAAAAAAGGTGGAGCTCAATCTGCGAGCAAAGCTGAAGCTCCAAAAGCAGCTGCACAACAAACTGCCGCTCCAAAAGCACCAGCAGCAAGTGCTTCTGTCTCCCAAACAGAAGTCAAAGCAAGTCCGCTTGCGAAAAAAATCGCAGCCGACAAAGGGATTGATCTCAAATCCATTCAAGGAAGTGGCCCAAATGGCCGCATAGTGCAAAGAGATTTAGCTCAGACTTCTTCTTCTGCTGCAATGCCTTCTGCGCATGGTATAGCCGCTGGTGCTGTGGTCAAAATTCCACACACCAATATGCGTAAAACCATTGCTCGTCGTTTAGCAGAAAGCGTAAACACAGCTCCGCATTTTTATCTTTCCATCAGTTTGAATATGACAAATCTATTGGCGTGGAGAAAATCCATCGTCGCTAAATTGCCTGACGAGCAAAAGTTTAGCGTTAACGACCTTGCTATTTTCTTAACTGCGCGTGCACTCAAACGGCATCCAGAAGTGAATTCCTCTTGGCAAGACGATTGCGTTCTTCAGTACGGCGACGTGCATATGAGCGTAGCGGTCGCTTTACCAAATGGGCTTATGACTCCAGTGGTAAGACATGCCGATAAGCTTACAGTCGTGCAAATTGCTCAAGAGACAAAACGTCTCGTTAAAATAGCAAAAGATGGGAAACTTCAGCCAAATGATTATGCAGGTGGAACATTTTCTGTTAGTAATTTAGGGATGACTGGAATTGAAGAGTTCACTGCAATAATCAATCCTCCTCAAGCCGCAATTCTAGCAATTGGTTCGACAATTCCAACTCCGGTTGTGCTTGCAAACGGTACAGTTGGAGTAGAACAAAGAATGAAAGTGACTTTGAGTTGTGATCACAGAGTTATTGACGGAGCTGTTGGAGCTGAATTTTTAAAGACTTTAAAACAGTACTTTGAAGATCCTGCGACAGCGCTATTTCTAGGTTAAAAATAAGATTTTTTTAAACTAAAATGACAGAACTCAAATCAGTTGTGGACAACTGGTGAAGGGCTTCTGTTTTTTTTTTCATGTTGGGAAACATTATCAATGAGTAAAGAAACAAAAGTAGAGATGATCCGTTTAAATGTAATGTTACAAGAATTGGGCGCTGCCTCCAGACGAAAAGCAGATGAACTTATTGAATCTGGAAAAGTAAAAGTTAATGGTAAAATTGTTAAAAAGCTTGGGGTTAAAGTAGAAAGTAATTCCTCTATTACAGTTGATGGCAAATTATTAAAAAATGCCCCACCCAAAGTAACATATATTTTAAATAAACCTTTTATGACTATCACGAGTCGAAAAGATGAAAAAGAAAGACCCACAATATTCGATCTCCCCGATCTGAAAAAAATATCCGCAAATGTGCAATCCGTTGGTCGCTTGGATTACCGCAGTGAAGGTTTGATCGTTTTGACCAATGATG is a genomic window containing:
- a CDS encoding dihydrolipoamide acetyltransferase family protein; this translates as MATVMEMPKLSDTMSEGSVARWLKKEGDKVTAGIPVIEIDTDKATMEYESPAGGILLKILVGDGQKCPLQAPIAVIGKADEKWEEALEKYNAKKGGAQSASKAEAPKAAAQQTAAPKAPAASASVSQTEVKASPLAKKIAADKGIDLKSIQGSGPNGRIVQRDLAQTSSSAAMPSAHGIAAGAVVKIPHTNMRKTIARRLAESVNTAPHFYLSISLNMTNLLAWRKSIVAKLPDEQKFSVNDLAIFLTARALKRHPEVNSSWQDDCVLQYGDVHMSVAVALPNGLMTPVVRHADKLTVVQIAQETKRLVKIAKDGKLQPNDYAGGTFSVSNLGMTGIEEFTAIINPPQAAILAIGSTIPTPVVLANGTVGVEQRMKVTLSCDHRVIDGAVGAEFLKTLKQYFEDPATALFLG